In Haemophilus parainfluenzae, one genomic interval encodes:
- the dksA gene encoding RNA polymerase-binding protein DksA produces the protein MSKASLSLLDLAGVTPYQPKKGEEYMNEDQILHFRKILTAWHEQIVEEASRTVAHMQDEASNFPDPADRATQEEEFSLELRNRDRERKLMKKIEYTLKKLDTDDFGYCDSCGEEIGIRRLEARPTADLCIDCKTLAEIREKQVAG, from the coding sequence ATGTCTAAGGCATCTCTAAGTTTGCTGGATTTAGCCGGTGTTACACCTTATCAACCAAAGAAAGGTGAAGAATACATGAATGAAGATCAAATTCTTCATTTCAGAAAAATTTTAACTGCATGGCATGAGCAAATTGTGGAAGAAGCATCAAGAACTGTTGCTCATATGCAAGATGAAGCTTCAAACTTCCCAGATCCAGCAGACCGTGCGACCCAAGAAGAAGAATTCAGTCTTGAATTACGCAACCGCGATCGCGAGCGTAAATTAATGAAAAAGATTGAATATACATTGAAAAAATTGGACACCGATGATTTCGGTTATTGCGATTCTTGTGGGGAAGAAATTGGCATTCGTCGCTTAGAAGCACGTCCTACTGCTGATCTTTGTATCGATTGCAAAACCCTTGCTGAAATTCGTGAAAAACAAGTCGCAGGTTAA
- a CDS encoding DNA internalization-related competence protein ComEC/Rec2, whose product MKLTLFQLCIMLIISAFSLLIVPDFLLFTWQRAGLSILMLVMTALCFHWFNYFKARNFCISSILFLLTLAYAHSSALSLLGQAERISSLPNKITLDLHISEILHQQDYQTLIATSSLFDGKVQQIFINWKAPEKPQLGEIWRADVKLRPISARLNHGGFDRQQWYFSKRIIAVGNVKSAVKIGDDFSYRTDFLQNSLKQTEGLSLQGLLIALAFGERAWLNNKTWLIYQQTNTAHLIAISGLHIGLAMGIGFFFARLLQLSLPTRFISPWFPLCFGVLIALGYAYLAGFSLPTFRAMMALLFIAILQCSRRYYTPSQMLCLVVAFLLFCDPLMPLSVSFWLSVGAVTCLIVWYRYVPLSIIEWQHQKLSRKVRWILGLFHLQIGLLILFTPIQLFFFNGLALNGFLANLIAVPLYSFLLVPLILFAVLTHGAFSSWHLSNAIAQGITQCLSVFQGSYMPISINLSLILTALLSLIFGRMLGGLYFASQGKTKNTPLKSSRFFTLNHTKILSPKDYKQALRCVIFIFCICINALGYRYLTKPKWQLDTLDVGQGLATLIVKEGKGVLYDTGPAWQNGIGASSMAELEILPYLQREGIELETLILSHDDNDHSGGAKAILAAYRDIELITPSRKNYGETHRTFCLQGKQWLWRGLDFKVLSPTQITDRAENPQSCVILLTDGQYKILLTGDADVATERAFAENIGKINVLQVGHHGSKTSTGEFLLALTKPDLALISSGRWNAWNFPHPTVIERLNRYQSAVENTAISGHIRLNFTEKGIEIEKARGDFSPWFARVIGLSPK is encoded by the coding sequence ATGAAACTCACGTTATTTCAACTGTGCATCATGCTCATCATTTCAGCCTTTTCTTTGCTTATCGTGCCTGATTTTTTACTGTTTACCTGGCAACGAGCGGGGCTGAGCATTTTAATGTTGGTTATGACCGCACTTTGTTTCCATTGGTTCAATTATTTTAAAGCCAGAAATTTTTGCATAAGTAGTATCTTGTTTTTACTTACTTTGGCTTATGCGCATTCATCAGCCTTATCGTTATTGGGACAAGCAGAGAGAATTTCAAGTTTACCGAATAAAATCACCTTAGATCTCCACATCTCAGAAATTCTTCATCAGCAAGATTATCAAACCTTGATTGCGACGAGCTCTTTATTTGATGGAAAAGTACAACAAATTTTTATTAATTGGAAAGCACCAGAAAAGCCACAGTTAGGGGAAATTTGGCGGGCGGATGTAAAGCTTCGCCCTATTTCGGCGAGATTAAACCATGGGGGATTTGATCGACAGCAGTGGTATTTTTCCAAAAGAATTATTGCCGTAGGGAATGTGAAAAGTGCGGTCAAAATTGGAGACGATTTTTCTTACCGCACAGATTTTCTACAGAATAGCCTCAAACAGACGGAAGGGCTTTCTTTGCAAGGCTTGCTTATTGCATTGGCATTTGGCGAGCGGGCTTGGCTGAATAATAAAACGTGGTTGATTTATCAACAAACGAATACAGCACATTTAATTGCTATTTCAGGACTCCATATCGGTTTAGCAATGGGGATAGGCTTTTTCTTTGCTCGATTATTGCAACTCTCACTGCCTACACGTTTTATTTCGCCCTGGTTTCCGCTTTGCTTTGGTGTGTTGATTGCTTTAGGTTATGCCTATTTAGCCGGATTTAGTTTACCGACCTTTCGTGCAATGATGGCATTGCTTTTTATTGCAATCCTTCAATGTTCTCGACGATATTACACGCCTTCGCAAATGCTGTGTTTGGTGGTGGCATTTTTGCTTTTTTGTGATCCGCTTATGCCACTTTCGGTTAGCTTTTGGCTTTCAGTTGGTGCTGTTACCTGTTTGATTGTATGGTACCGATATGTTCCCTTATCAATCATTGAATGGCAACATCAAAAATTATCCCGCAAAGTGCGGTGGATTTTAGGATTGTTTCATTTGCAGATTGGTTTGTTGATTTTATTCACACCTATTCAGCTTTTCTTTTTTAATGGCTTGGCATTAAATGGGTTCTTAGCAAATTTAATTGCAGTGCCCTTGTATAGCTTCTTACTTGTACCCTTGATTCTCTTTGCGGTGTTGACCCATGGTGCATTTTCTTCTTGGCATCTTTCAAATGCGATTGCTCAAGGTATTACACAATGCCTCAGTGTTTTCCAAGGCTCGTATATGCCGATTTCGATTAATTTATCTCTTATTCTGACCGCACTTTTAAGCCTTATTTTTGGCAGAATGTTAGGTGGATTGTATTTTGCATCTCAAGGGAAAACAAAAAATACACCGCTAAAATCGAGTCGATTTTTTACGTTAAATCATACAAAAATCTTATCGCCAAAAGATTATAAGCAAGCGCTTCGTTGTGTCATTTTTATTTTCTGTATTTGTATTAATGCTCTAGGGTATCGATATCTCACGAAACCCAAATGGCAGTTAGATACGTTAGATGTTGGTCAAGGTTTAGCAACCTTAATTGTGAAAGAGGGGAAAGGCGTGTTGTATGACACAGGGCCTGCTTGGCAGAATGGAATAGGGGCATCTTCCATGGCAGAATTGGAAATATTACCTTATCTTCAACGGGAAGGCATTGAGCTTGAAACTTTGATTTTAAGCCATGATGATAACGATCATTCAGGTGGTGCTAAAGCGATTTTAGCCGCATACCGAGACATTGAACTGATTACACCTTCTCGTAAAAACTACGGCGAAACGCACCGCACTTTTTGTCTTCAGGGGAAACAATGGCTGTGGCGAGGACTTGATTTTAAAGTTCTTTCACCAACGCAAATAACAGATAGAGCGGAGAATCCGCAATCTTGCGTAATTTTACTAACAGATGGACAGTACAAGATCCTTTTAACCGGTGATGCGGATGTGGCGACAGAAAGAGCATTTGCTGAAAACATAGGCAAAATTAATGTGTTACAAGTGGGGCATCATGGTAGTAAAACTTCAACAGGCGAGTTTTTATTGGCTCTGACGAAACCTGATCTTGCCTTAATTTCAAGTGGACGATGGAATGCGTGGAATTTTCCTCATCCAACCGTGATTGAACGGTTAAATCGTTATCAAAGTGCGGTCGAAAATACCGCTATTTCAGGTCATATAAGGTTAAATTTTACTGAAAAGGGCATTGAAATTGAAAAGGCGAGAGGAGATTTTTCACCTTGGTTTGCCCGTGTAATTGGATTATCCCCGAAATAA
- the msbA gene encoding lipid A ABC transporter ATP-binding protein/permease MsbA: protein MQDKDFSTTQTFKRLWPMISPFKSGLLVAAFALIFNALADSGLIYMLKPLLDDGFGKADHSFLKMMAFVVVGMIILRGVTNFVSTYCLAWVSGKVVMIMRRRLFKHLMFMPVSFFDRNSTGKLLSRITYDSEMIANSSSSSLVTIVREGAYLISLLVVMFYTSWELTLVLFVIGPIIAVLIRMVSKIFRKLSKNMQDSMGELTSATEQMLKGHKVVLSFGGQLVEEERFDKVSNDMRRKGMKMVTADAISDPVVQVIASLALAAVLYLATTPLIADDNLTAGSFTVVFSSMLAMMRPLKSLTNVNSQFQRGMAACQTLFSILDLETEKDNGTYKAEPAKGDLEFKNVSFAYEGKEEKALNNISFNVPAGKTVALVGRSGSGKSTIANLVTRFYDIDEGEILLDGVRIQDYRLSNLRENCSVVSQQVHLFNDTIANNIAYAAEDKYSREQIIEAAKAAYALEFIEKLPQGFDTVIGENGASLSGGQRQRLAIARALLRNSPVLILDEATSALDTESERAIQSALEELKKDRTVLVIAHRLSTIENADEILVIEHGEIKERGTHQDLLALDGAYKQLHSMQFSG, encoded by the coding sequence ATGCAAGATAAAGATTTCTCAACCACACAAACTTTTAAGCGTTTATGGCCGATGATTTCACCGTTTAAATCAGGCTTATTAGTCGCCGCTTTTGCTTTAATTTTTAATGCTTTAGCAGATTCAGGTTTGATTTATATGCTTAAGCCTTTGCTTGATGATGGTTTCGGAAAAGCCGATCATTCTTTCTTGAAAATGATGGCATTTGTTGTGGTTGGCATGATTATATTGCGTGGGGTGACCAACTTTGTCTCTACTTATTGCCTAGCGTGGGTATCCGGTAAAGTAGTGATGATTATGCGCCGCCGTTTGTTTAAACATTTAATGTTTATGCCAGTGAGCTTTTTTGATCGTAATTCAACAGGAAAATTACTTTCTCGTATTACTTACGACTCAGAAATGATTGCTAACTCTTCATCTAGTTCATTAGTGACGATTGTTCGCGAAGGAGCCTATTTAATTTCGTTGCTTGTTGTGATGTTCTATACCAGTTGGGAATTAACACTTGTGCTTTTTGTGATTGGCCCGATTATTGCAGTACTGATTCGCATGGTATCTAAGATTTTCCGTAAGCTCAGTAAAAATATGCAAGATTCCATGGGGGAATTAACCTCTGCGACGGAACAAATGCTGAAAGGGCATAAGGTAGTGCTTTCTTTTGGTGGGCAATTAGTGGAGGAAGAGCGTTTCGATAAAGTCAGTAACGATATGCGTCGTAAAGGTATGAAGATGGTAACTGCTGATGCAATTTCAGATCCAGTTGTGCAAGTGATTGCTTCTTTGGCGTTGGCAGCAGTGCTTTATTTAGCAACGACACCATTAATTGCTGATGATAATTTAACTGCGGGTTCTTTCACGGTAGTTTTTTCTTCTATGTTAGCGATGATGCGTCCGTTAAAATCGTTGACGAATGTAAACTCACAATTTCAACGAGGCATGGCGGCCTGTCAGACATTATTTTCTATCTTAGATTTAGAAACTGAAAAAGATAATGGCACATATAAAGCAGAACCAGCAAAAGGTGATTTAGAATTTAAAAATGTCAGTTTTGCTTATGAGGGTAAAGAAGAGAAAGCCTTAAATAATATCTCTTTTAATGTACCCGCAGGCAAAACCGTGGCTTTAGTGGGACGTTCAGGTTCGGGGAAATCAACTATTGCCAATTTAGTGACGCGTTTCTACGATATTGATGAAGGTGAGATTTTATTAGATGGCGTGAGAATTCAAGATTATCGTTTATCTAATTTACGTGAGAATTGTTCTGTTGTTTCTCAACAAGTGCATTTATTTAATGATACGATTGCCAATAATATTGCCTATGCGGCAGAAGATAAATACAGCCGTGAGCAAATTATCGAAGCAGCAAAAGCGGCTTATGCCCTAGAGTTTATCGAGAAACTTCCTCAAGGTTTTGATACCGTTATTGGTGAGAATGGCGCAAGTCTTTCTGGTGGTCAACGTCAGCGTTTAGCCATTGCCCGTGCGCTATTACGTAATTCACCTGTCTTAATTTTAGATGAAGCTACTTCTGCACTCGATACCGAATCTGAACGTGCGATTCAGTCTGCATTAGAAGAACTGAAAAAAGATCGTACGGTATTGGTGATTGCGCATCGTTTATCAACCATTGAAAATGCCGATGAAATCTTAGTCATTGAACACGGTGAAATTAAAGAACGTGGTACACATCAAGATTTATTAGCGCTTGATGGTGCGTATAAACAATTACACAGTATGCAGTTTAGCGGATAA
- the lpxK gene encoding tetraacyldisaccharide 4'-kinase has protein sequence MPFWYSNSKLAWLLLPFSLLFWLISQIRRALFSLNILSSYKSPKPVIIVGNLSVGGNGKTPVVVWLVEELQKQGLRVGVISRGYGSQSKTYPLLVTPETDPVQGGDEPVLIAKRTGVPVVISPNRQQAIELLLNTQDCDLIISDDGLQHYKLQRDIEIVVMDAERALGNGFVLPAGPLRELPSRLKNVDFVITNGGKNAYSDAVMTLVPHYAINLVTAEKRLLSEFSQGSAIAGIGNPQRFFTMLENLNIRLENTKAFQDHQHFEPQLLEKLAENQPLFMTEKDAVKCQAFAKENWWYVPVDAEIVEAENQGQKLPQLWEKIRHLI, from the coding sequence ATGCCTTTTTGGTACTCTAATTCAAAGCTAGCGTGGTTGCTTCTTCCTTTTTCACTGCTATTTTGGTTGATTAGCCAAATTCGCCGAGCATTATTTTCCCTGAATATCTTATCCTCTTATAAATCCCCAAAACCGGTCATTATTGTCGGCAATCTTTCTGTTGGTGGAAATGGTAAAACGCCTGTCGTTGTGTGGCTAGTTGAAGAGTTACAAAAACAAGGATTACGTGTAGGCGTGATTTCTCGTGGCTATGGTAGCCAATCTAAAACCTATCCTTTACTTGTCACACCGGAAACAGACCCCGTTCAAGGGGGCGATGAACCTGTTTTAATTGCCAAAAGAACAGGTGTACCCGTGGTGATTTCACCGAATCGTCAACAAGCGATTGAATTACTTTTGAACACACAGGATTGCGATCTGATTATTTCGGATGATGGATTACAACATTATAAGTTGCAACGTGACATTGAAATTGTGGTGATGGATGCAGAGCGAGCTTTAGGGAACGGCTTTGTTTTGCCTGCAGGACCTTTGCGTGAATTGCCAAGTCGTTTAAAAAATGTGGACTTTGTGATTACCAATGGAGGAAAAAATGCTTATTCAGATGCGGTTATGACGCTCGTTCCTCATTATGCGATTAATTTAGTGACAGCTGAAAAACGCTTGTTAAGTGAATTTTCCCAAGGTTCAGCTATCGCGGGAATTGGTAACCCACAACGTTTTTTTACAATGTTGGAAAATTTAAATATTCGTTTAGAAAATACGAAAGCTTTTCAAGATCATCAACATTTCGAGCCGCAATTATTAGAAAAACTCGCTGAAAACCAACCGCTCTTTATGACCGAAAAGGATGCCGTAAAATGCCAAGCTTTTGCTAAAGAGAATTGGTGGTATGTTCCAGTTGATGCGGAGATTGTTGAGGCTGAAAACCAAGGCCAAAAACTTCCACAATTGTGGGAAAAAATCCGTCATTTGATTTAA
- a CDS encoding Trm112 family protein, whose translation MCEKLNPRLLEVIACPRCLARLKYDQENQRLICPFEQVAYPIENGVPVLLAEKAERLKE comes from the coding sequence ATGTGTGAGAAACTTAATCCTCGATTATTAGAAGTGATTGCTTGCCCGCGATGTTTGGCAAGATTGAAATACGATCAAGAAAATCAACGGCTCATTTGCCCTTTTGAGCAAGTGGCGTATCCTATTGAAAATGGCGTGCCGGTTTTGTTGGCAGAAAAAGCCGAAAGATTGAAAGAATAA
- the kdsB gene encoding 3-deoxy-manno-octulosonate cytidylyltransferase, which translates to MSFTVIIPARFASSRLPGKPLADIAGKPMIQHVFEKAQQSGASRVIIATDNEQVEKAAKAFGAEVCMTSEAHNSGTERLAEVVSKLSIADDEIIVNIQGDEPLIPPVIVSQVAENLAKFNVNMATLAVKIHEAEELFNPNAVKVVTDKDGYVLYFSRSVIPYDRDQFMQLADTSKAQLADAYLRHIGIYAYRAGFIKQYVQWAPTQLENLEKLEQLRVLWYGERIHVELAKEVPAVGVDTAEDLEKVRLILA; encoded by the coding sequence ATGTCATTTACAGTTATTATCCCTGCTCGTTTTGCATCGAGCCGCTTACCAGGTAAACCTTTAGCTGATATTGCCGGTAAACCCATGATTCAACATGTTTTTGAGAAAGCTCAACAATCAGGCGCGAGCCGAGTCATTATTGCCACAGATAACGAACAAGTTGAAAAGGCAGCAAAAGCTTTTGGAGCAGAAGTTTGTATGACATCAGAAGCACATAATTCTGGTACTGAGCGTTTAGCGGAAGTGGTCAGTAAGCTTAGTATTGCTGATGATGAAATTATTGTAAACATCCAAGGGGATGAGCCGCTAATTCCACCTGTTATTGTGAGTCAAGTGGCAGAGAATTTAGCGAAGTTTAACGTGAATATGGCGACACTTGCGGTAAAAATTCACGAAGCGGAAGAGTTATTTAACCCAAATGCTGTGAAAGTTGTTACGGATAAAGATGGCTACGTTTTATATTTTTCCCGTTCAGTGATTCCTTACGATCGTGATCAATTTATGCAATTAGCGGATACTTCAAAGGCGCAACTGGCTGATGCATATCTCCGTCATATTGGTATTTATGCTTATCGTGCAGGCTTTATTAAACAATATGTGCAATGGGCACCAACGCAGTTAGAAAACTTAGAGAAATTAGAGCAACTCCGTGTATTGTGGTACGGTGAGCGTATTCATGTGGAATTGGCGAAAGAAGTTCCAGCTGTTGGTGTGGATACAGCAGAAGATTTAGAAAAAGTGCGGTTAATTTTGGCATAG